One genomic segment of Pandoraea sputorum includes these proteins:
- a CDS encoding amidohydrolase has product MSNPDLILVNGKFTTLDRANPQADAVALTGGTFTAVGTREDIMRLADNATQVIDLKGRRVIPGLIDSHMHIIRGGLNYNMELRWDGVRSLADAMRMLKAQVERTPAPQWVRVVGGFTEHQFAEKRLPTIDELNAVAPDTPVFILHLYDRAILNAAALRTVGYTKDTPNPPGGEIVRDASGNPTGLLLAKPNATILYATLAKGPKLPPEYQKNSTRHFMREVNRLGVTGVIDAGGGFQNYPEDYSIIEELHREGQLTVRLAYNLFTQKPKAELADFSQWVKQVSPGQGDDLYRHNGAGEMLVYTAADFEDFRVERPEMAPSMESDLEPVVRLLAENRWPWRLHATYDETISRALDVYEKVAKDIPFDGLHWFFDHAETISDRNIDRIAALGGGIAVQHRMAYQGEYFVERYGAKAAEATPPVRRMLERGVKVGAGTDATRVASYNPWVSLYWLVTGKTVGGLRMAAPGSLLDRDEALRLWTEANTWFSSEVGKKGQIKVGQLADLAVLSEDYFSVPEDEIQDITSVLTMLGGKVVYGDGDFGSYAPALPPAMPDWSPARHGVGYQPRQPNVLNLSVSCACATSCGVHGHAHAKAWSSNVPASDESGFWGALGCSCWAF; this is encoded by the coding sequence ATGTCAAATCCCGACCTCATTCTGGTCAATGGCAAGTTCACCACGCTCGACCGTGCGAACCCGCAGGCGGACGCCGTCGCGCTCACTGGCGGCACGTTCACCGCCGTAGGCACACGCGAGGACATCATGCGTCTGGCCGACAACGCCACGCAGGTGATCGACCTCAAGGGCCGACGTGTGATTCCGGGGCTGATCGATAGCCACATGCATATCATTCGCGGTGGCCTGAACTACAACATGGAGCTTCGCTGGGACGGTGTGCGTTCGCTCGCGGACGCCATGCGCATGCTCAAGGCGCAGGTCGAGCGCACGCCCGCGCCGCAATGGGTGCGCGTCGTCGGTGGCTTCACCGAACATCAGTTCGCAGAGAAGCGCTTGCCGACCATCGACGAGCTCAACGCCGTCGCGCCCGACACGCCGGTGTTCATCCTGCATTTGTACGACCGCGCGATCCTGAACGCTGCGGCGCTGCGCACCGTCGGCTACACGAAGGACACGCCGAATCCGCCGGGTGGCGAAATCGTGCGTGACGCGTCGGGCAATCCGACCGGCCTGCTGCTCGCCAAGCCGAACGCCACCATTCTTTACGCGACGCTCGCCAAGGGGCCGAAGCTTCCGCCGGAGTACCAAAAGAACTCGACGCGCCATTTCATGCGCGAGGTGAACCGGCTTGGCGTGACAGGCGTTATCGACGCAGGCGGCGGCTTCCAGAATTACCCCGAGGACTACAGCATCATCGAAGAACTGCACCGCGAAGGGCAGTTGACGGTGCGCCTCGCGTACAACCTGTTCACGCAGAAGCCGAAGGCCGAGCTCGCCGACTTCAGCCAGTGGGTCAAGCAGGTCAGCCCGGGGCAAGGCGACGATCTTTATCGTCACAATGGCGCTGGCGAAATGCTCGTGTACACGGCAGCCGACTTCGAGGACTTTCGCGTCGAACGGCCGGAAATGGCACCGTCGATGGAAAGCGATCTCGAACCGGTGGTGCGATTGCTCGCGGAGAACCGCTGGCCGTGGCGTCTGCACGCCACGTACGACGAGACGATCTCGCGCGCACTCGACGTCTACGAGAAGGTCGCGAAGGACATCCCGTTCGACGGCTTGCATTGGTTCTTCGATCACGCCGAGACGATCAGCGACCGCAACATCGACCGCATTGCGGCACTCGGCGGCGGCATTGCCGTACAGCACCGCATGGCGTATCAGGGCGAGTACTTCGTGGAGCGCTACGGTGCGAAGGCTGCCGAGGCGACACCGCCGGTGCGTCGCATGCTCGAGCGCGGCGTGAAGGTCGGGGCGGGTACGGACGCGACGCGCGTCGCGTCGTACAACCCGTGGGTCTCGCTGTACTGGCTTGTGACGGGCAAGACCGTTGGCGGGCTGCGCATGGCGGCGCCGGGCAGTCTGCTCGACCGCGACGAAGCGCTGCGTCTGTGGACGGAAGCGAACACATGGTTCTCGTCCGAAGTCGGCAAGAAGGGGCAGATCAAGGTCGGGCAGCTCGCCGATCTGGCCGTACTCTCGGAGGACTACTTCAGCGTGCCGGAAGACGAGATTCAGGACATCACGTCGGTACTCACGATGCTGGGCGGCAAGGTCGTTTATGGTGACGGCGACTTCGGTAGCTATGCACCGGCACTACCGCCGGCGATGCCCGACTGGTCGCCCGCGCGACACGGCGTGGGGTATCAGCCGCGACAGCCTAATGTGCTTAACTTGAGCGTGAGTTGCGCGTGTGCGACGTCGTGCGGCGTGCACGGTCATGCGCACGCGAAAGCTTGGTCGTCGAACGTGCCCGCGTCGGATGAGAGCGGGTTCTGGGGCGCGCTCGGCTGTTCGTGCTGGGCGTTCTGA
- a CDS encoding AAA family ATPase — protein sequence MLTALAIDNYRSIQSLVMPLTRLNVISGANGSGKSNLYRALRLLAGTASDGIIGPIAREGGLGSVLWAGPETISARMRRGEVPIQGGPRQKRERLRLGFSSDTFGYAICMGMGGAGGVSMFSADPEFKHESIWAGEFLRPATALVDRQGSVVRRKAGREWDILTSSLPRFESLFSHIANDNTCPEVFTVRERIRNWRFYDHFRTDADAPARWPQIGTRTMALHHDGRDLAAAWQTIREIGDHEALAQTVADAFPGASVTIDGTGRGGLMLEFNQHGLLRPLSAAELSDGTLRFLLLSAALLTPRPPELMVLNEPEASLHPDLMPALGRLIRRASQRSQVWVVSHSPRLAAALEEDPECNSIRLEKSFSATTILGQHALERPAWRWADNGK from the coding sequence ATGCTTACCGCCCTCGCTATCGACAACTACCGCTCCATCCAGTCGCTCGTGATGCCGCTCACCCGGCTCAACGTCATCAGCGGGGCGAATGGCAGCGGGAAGTCCAATCTTTATCGCGCGCTGCGCTTGCTGGCCGGCACGGCTAGCGACGGCATCATCGGCCCCATCGCCCGCGAGGGCGGACTCGGCTCCGTGCTATGGGCAGGGCCGGAGACCATCAGTGCGCGCATGCGTCGTGGCGAAGTGCCGATTCAGGGCGGCCCGCGTCAGAAGCGGGAGCGCCTGCGTCTGGGCTTCAGCAGCGACACCTTCGGCTATGCCATCTGCATGGGGATGGGCGGCGCTGGCGGCGTTTCCATGTTCAGTGCCGATCCGGAGTTCAAGCATGAGAGCATCTGGGCCGGTGAGTTTCTACGTCCGGCCACTGCGCTCGTGGACCGACAGGGGAGTGTGGTGCGACGCAAGGCGGGGCGCGAGTGGGACATCCTCACCAGCAGTCTGCCTCGCTTCGAGAGCCTCTTTTCTCACATTGCCAACGACAACACTTGCCCCGAGGTGTTCACAGTACGTGAGCGCATTCGCAACTGGCGCTTCTACGATCACTTCCGCACCGACGCAGATGCTCCCGCTCGGTGGCCCCAGATCGGTACGCGCACGATGGCGCTGCATCACGACGGCCGGGATCTCGCCGCCGCATGGCAGACGATTCGCGAGATCGGCGACCACGAGGCGCTGGCGCAGACGGTGGCGGACGCATTCCCCGGCGCGAGCGTCACGATCGACGGCACGGGCCGTGGCGGGCTAATGCTGGAGTTCAATCAGCACGGTTTGCTGCGACCGTTGAGCGCCGCAGAACTGTCCGACGGGACGCTGCGGTTTTTGCTGTTGAGCGCCGCTTTGCTCACGCCGCGTCCGCCTGAACTGATGGTGCTGAACGAACCTGAGGCGAGTCTGCACCCCGACCTCATGCCCGCGTTGGGACGTCTGATCCGTCGCGCATCGCAGCGCAGTCAGGTGTGGGTCGTGTCGCACTCGCCGCGTCTGGCGGCGGCGCTGGAAGAGGACCCCGAATGCAATTCGATCCGCCTGGAGAAGTCCTTCTCGGCGACGACGATTCTCGGCCAGCACGCGCTCGAGCGTCCCGCATGGCGATGGGCGGATAACGGTAAGTGA
- a CDS encoding IclR family transcriptional regulator, producing the protein MSDVTPEPKDSSGVAVIDRACAILFAFKPDDSALTLAELAARTGLYKSTLLRLAGALIQHRMLMRLDDGRYQLGPATFMLGALYQRSLNLGDILLPLMRELADVSGESVSFYVRDDAVRVCLHRVDSTHAVRFHVREGDVLPLEHGSGDWRCWPSAARRATSTTAFARWVTAFRWAIASAIRRGCRCRCSVCVRRCAA; encoded by the coding sequence ATGTCAGACGTTACCCCTGAACCGAAAGACAGCTCCGGCGTTGCCGTCATCGACCGCGCCTGCGCCATTCTGTTCGCGTTCAAACCCGACGACAGCGCCCTCACGCTGGCCGAACTGGCTGCCCGCACCGGTCTCTACAAGAGCACGCTACTGCGTCTGGCGGGCGCGCTCATCCAGCACCGCATGCTCATGCGGCTCGACGACGGCCGCTATCAGCTCGGCCCGGCCACGTTCATGCTCGGCGCGCTGTATCAGCGCAGCCTGAACCTCGGCGACATTCTGCTGCCGCTGATGCGCGAATTGGCCGATGTGAGCGGCGAGAGTGTGTCGTTCTACGTGAGGGACGACGCCGTGCGTGTGTGTCTGCACCGCGTCGATTCAACACATGCCGTGCGATTCCACGTGCGCGAGGGCGATGTGCTGCCGCTCGAACACGGCTCGGGGGATTGGCGTTGCTGGCCTTCGGCGGCGAGAAGGGCGACGTCTACGACCGCATTCGCGAGGTGGGTTACAGCGTTTCGATGGGCGATCGCGAGCGCGATACGGCGGGGGTGTCGATGCCGGTGTTCGGTGTGCGTCAGACGCTGCGCGGCGTAG
- a CDS encoding MFS transporter, with protein sequence MSSLPVGAVHESPAAHSGPSDASRQINARIDRLPATRSVWMLILLLALGGWFEFYDLFFTAYVGPGLVKSGLYSTTTASFFGVSGLGAFVAASFAGLFIGTFFLTGLADRYGRRTIFTVSLLWYSIATLIMAFQTTAPMINLWRLIAGIGVGVELVTIDTYVSELAPKHLRGRAFAFMHLIQYLAVPAVALLSWWLVPQQVFGMDGWRTVVIIGSLGALIVWAIRRRVPESPRWLAQQGRTAEAEAILSALEARVQRESGRPLPPPVLSVEPAATKAKFREIWQKPYRRRAITLLVFNLFQAIGFYGFASWVPTLLVSKGITITHSLMYSFVIAISNPFGPLIGMAIADRIERKTLVVLSALGIAIFGSLFAVQTSPAMLMILGVAITLCGTLLSVGYHAYQTELFPTRIRARAVGFVYSMSRLSAMFSGFMIAFALRHFDVTGVFALITFAMVMVMASIGLFGPRTNQRTLDEISH encoded by the coding sequence ATGTCGAGTTTGCCTGTCGGCGCGGTGCACGAGTCGCCCGCCGCCCACTCAGGGCCGTCCGACGCAAGTCGGCAGATCAACGCGCGCATCGATCGGTTGCCCGCCACACGCTCCGTCTGGATGCTGATCCTGCTGCTCGCGCTGGGCGGCTGGTTCGAGTTCTACGATCTCTTCTTCACCGCGTACGTGGGCCCCGGCCTCGTCAAGAGCGGGTTGTACTCCACGACGACGGCGTCGTTCTTTGGCGTGTCGGGCCTCGGCGCGTTTGTGGCGGCGTCCTTCGCGGGGCTGTTCATCGGCACGTTCTTTCTGACGGGGCTGGCCGACCGCTACGGCCGTCGCACGATCTTCACCGTCTCGCTGCTCTGGTACTCCATCGCCACGCTCATCATGGCGTTCCAGACCACCGCGCCGATGATCAACCTGTGGCGCTTGATTGCGGGGATCGGGGTCGGCGTCGAGCTGGTCACCATTGATACGTATGTGAGCGAACTCGCGCCGAAGCATCTGCGCGGCCGGGCCTTCGCCTTCATGCACCTGATTCAGTACCTTGCAGTGCCCGCGGTGGCATTGCTGTCGTGGTGGCTGGTGCCGCAACAAGTTTTCGGGATGGACGGCTGGCGCACGGTGGTCATCATCGGTTCGCTGGGCGCGCTGATCGTCTGGGCGATCCGTCGCCGTGTGCCGGAGAGCCCGCGCTGGCTCGCGCAGCAAGGCCGCACGGCCGAGGCCGAAGCGATTCTCTCGGCGCTCGAAGCGCGCGTGCAACGCGAGTCCGGCCGCCCATTGCCGCCGCCGGTGCTGAGCGTGGAGCCTGCGGCGACCAAGGCGAAGTTCCGCGAAATCTGGCAGAAGCCGTATCGCCGTCGCGCCATCACGTTGCTGGTCTTCAACCTGTTTCAGGCGATCGGTTTCTACGGCTTCGCGTCGTGGGTGCCCACGTTGCTCGTGTCCAAAGGCATCACGATCACGCACAGCCTGATGTACTCGTTCGTCATTGCGATCTCGAACCCGTTCGGTCCGCTCATCGGCATGGCGATTGCCGATCGCATCGAGCGAAAGACGCTGGTCGTGCTCTCGGCGCTGGGCATCGCAATCTTCGGTTCGCTGTTCGCGGTGCAGACGTCGCCCGCCATGTTGATGATTCTCGGCGTGGCGATCACGCTGTGCGGCACGCTGCTGTCGGTGGGCTATCACGCCTATCAGACCGAGCTGTTCCCCACGCGCATTCGTGCCCGGGCCGTCGGCTTCGTGTACTCGATGTCGCGTCTGTCGGCCATGTTCTCCGGTTTCATGATTGCCTTTGCCCTGCGTCATTTCGACGTGACCGGTGTGTTCGCGCTGATCACGTTTGCGATGGTCATGGTGATGGCGTCCATCGGCCTGTTCGGGCCGCGTACCAACCAGCGCACGCTGGACGAAATCTCGCATTGA
- a CDS encoding response regulator transcription factor, whose protein sequence is MNALPDSDIATVYVVAHDLAEIDSLSGQLIDAGLRVHGFSSAASFLASERSAGPACVLLDADLDAPGGGLVLQDALTDLQDPIPVVLITDRADVTTSVRGMKAGAVDYLTQPMPEGVLLSAVGAALALDRQRLGRERASTDVIERAQRLSQREREVMALVAAGRMNKHIADELGISEVTVKIHRGNAMRKMEARSFADLVIMAHKLGMTSPALYHGGIGRHRRELA, encoded by the coding sequence ATGAACGCGCTTCCGGACAGCGACATCGCGACCGTCTATGTTGTGGCCCACGACCTGGCGGAGATCGACTCGCTAAGTGGACAACTGATCGACGCCGGTCTGCGTGTGCACGGGTTTAGCAGCGCGGCATCGTTTCTCGCCAGCGAGCGCAGTGCCGGACCGGCGTGTGTTTTGCTGGACGCCGATCTCGACGCGCCCGGCGGCGGCCTCGTGCTTCAGGACGCCCTCACCGACTTGCAGGACCCGATTCCCGTGGTGCTCATCACGGACCGCGCCGACGTGACGACCAGCGTGCGCGGCATGAAAGCGGGCGCGGTCGATTACCTGACCCAGCCGATGCCGGAGGGCGTGTTGCTGAGCGCCGTGGGCGCGGCACTGGCGCTCGACCGGCAGCGTCTCGGACGTGAGCGGGCGAGCACCGACGTGATCGAGCGCGCACAACGACTCTCGCAACGGGAGCGCGAAGTCATGGCGCTCGTGGCGGCAGGGCGGATGAACAAGCACATTGCCGACGAACTCGGCATCAGCGAAGTCACGGTCAAGATCCATCGCGGAAATGCGATGCGCAAGATGGAAGCCCGCTCGTTTGCCGATCTGGTCATCATGGCGCACAAACTGGGCATGACGTCGCCCGCGCTGTATCACGGCGGGATCGGACGGCACCGGCGAGAGCTGGCCTGA
- a CDS encoding citryl-CoA lyase yields the protein MNPTLDAAALCADYWSTSIIDIHPGSINVRGYPIQALIGHVSFPQMIWLMLRGELPTDAQARLLEAALVASVDHGPHAPSIAISRIATSCGLPLNGAMASAINALDDVHGGAGQQAVELYQDIAQRLADSTAEVPDLADAVAEGIAAFNEAHGKYLPGFGHRFHPVDPRATRLLAIVDDAVAQGVIDGHYAAIARGIEAHLKARKQKPVPMNIDGITAVIYAELGFAPELARGVFVLSRAVGILSHAWEQRGRGERNKGPLPRQLPYRYTGHPERELP from the coding sequence ATGAACCCGACACTCGATGCTGCGGCGCTGTGCGCCGATTACTGGAGCACGTCGATCATCGATATCCACCCGGGATCGATCAACGTGCGTGGCTATCCGATTCAGGCGCTGATCGGCCATGTGAGCTTTCCGCAGATGATCTGGCTGATGCTGCGCGGCGAGTTGCCTACCGATGCGCAGGCACGATTGCTGGAGGCGGCGCTCGTCGCGTCGGTGGATCACGGACCGCACGCACCGTCGATTGCGATCTCGCGCATCGCGACGAGCTGCGGATTGCCGCTCAACGGCGCGATGGCCTCGGCCATCAATGCGCTGGACGACGTGCATGGCGGCGCTGGACAGCAGGCCGTCGAGCTGTATCAGGACATCGCGCAGCGGCTGGCGGATTCGACCGCCGAAGTCCCCGATCTCGCCGACGCGGTGGCTGAGGGCATCGCTGCGTTCAACGAAGCCCACGGGAAGTACCTTCCGGGTTTCGGTCATCGCTTCCATCCGGTCGATCCGCGTGCGACGCGATTGCTCGCCATCGTCGACGATGCCGTAGCGCAAGGGGTGATCGACGGCCATTACGCGGCCATCGCACGCGGGATTGAGGCGCATCTGAAGGCACGCAAGCAAAAGCCGGTGCCGATGAACATCGACGGCATTACGGCCGTGATCTACGCCGAACTGGGGTTTGCGCCGGAGCTGGCGCGAGGGGTGTTCGTGTTGTCGCGTGCCGTGGGCATTCTGTCGCACGCGTGGGAGCAGCGCGGACGCGGCGAGCGCAACAAAGGCCCGTTGCCGCGTCAGTTGCCGTATCGCTATACCGGTCACCCCGAACGCGAACTGCCCTGA
- a CDS encoding ShlB/FhaC/HecB family hemolysin secretion/activation protein encodes MRLMKTNRPWLRWAAVCAATLGGTVHGVAIAQQTEAAQPDPSPAVAPQAGAPAADGAKEKSADAQKQVNINEYIVRGNTVLDIRTIEKAVTPYLGPNRTLADIEAARDALLAAYQARGYQSVYVDLPEQQVTGGIVYLKVSETKLGRLRVVGSEYHSPREVRERVPSLAEGKVPDFNAAQAELTALNRTGEQQVVPLVKQGAMPGTMDVDLKVEDTNPWRASFSLNNDRSADTKPLRMLASLGYDNLWQMGHRVSMSFFGAPQDFKQSKVWSGSYVAPLGSSPWSLELNGYQSDSNVATTGGTTVLGKGHAIGLKTTYTVPDTGSWYHAFSLGVDFKDNTETTRFGTAGDVVPLKYAPITLGYSGFYQNESFQAGLNTSITTGMSSFLGYGSSPAQFDAKRYKASPSFTVLRADANGTYTMGGGWQLAARVATQMTDSPLVSNEQIAGGGMNSVRGYLSAEATGDYGVVGSIEWRTPPIPLLAPVVSNWRAYAFFDGARLGLRDALPEQTSTYSLASLGVGTSLRLTSHVTGRFDAAWPLTNGPRTERYQPRFNFSVTATY; translated from the coding sequence ATGCGTTTGATGAAAACGAACCGGCCGTGGCTGCGCTGGGCGGCAGTGTGCGCAGCCACGTTGGGGGGAACTGTTCATGGCGTTGCGATTGCTCAGCAAACCGAAGCAGCACAGCCGGATCCATCGCCTGCGGTAGCGCCGCAGGCAGGCGCACCGGCAGCAGACGGCGCGAAGGAGAAATCCGCCGACGCGCAAAAGCAAGTGAACATCAACGAGTACATCGTGCGCGGTAACACCGTGCTCGACATCCGCACCATCGAGAAGGCTGTCACGCCTTATCTCGGGCCTAACCGCACGCTTGCCGACATCGAAGCCGCGCGCGACGCATTGCTCGCTGCCTATCAGGCCAGGGGCTATCAGTCGGTGTACGTCGACCTGCCTGAGCAGCAGGTCACGGGCGGCATCGTCTATCTCAAGGTGAGCGAGACCAAGCTGGGACGTCTGCGCGTGGTCGGCTCGGAATATCACTCGCCGCGCGAAGTGCGCGAGCGTGTGCCGTCGCTGGCCGAGGGCAAGGTGCCTGACTTCAACGCCGCGCAGGCGGAACTCACGGCGCTGAACCGCACCGGCGAGCAGCAGGTCGTGCCGCTGGTGAAGCAGGGCGCAATGCCCGGCACGATGGACGTCGACCTCAAGGTGGAAGACACCAACCCGTGGCGCGCCAGCTTCAGCCTGAACAACGACCGCAGCGCCGACACGAAGCCGCTGCGCATGCTCGCCTCGCTCGGCTACGACAACTTGTGGCAAATGGGCCACCGTGTGTCGATGAGCTTCTTCGGCGCTCCGCAGGATTTCAAGCAGAGCAAGGTCTGGTCGGGTTCGTACGTCGCGCCGCTGGGCTCGTCGCCCTGGTCGCTCGAACTCAACGGCTATCAGTCGGACAGCAATGTCGCCACGACCGGCGGCACCACGGTACTCGGCAAGGGCCATGCGATCGGCCTGAAGACCACGTACACGGTGCCGGACACGGGCAGCTGGTATCACGCGTTCAGCCTGGGCGTGGACTTCAAGGACAACACGGAAACCACGCGCTTCGGTACTGCGGGCGACGTAGTGCCGCTCAAATACGCCCCCATCACGCTGGGTTACAGCGGTTTCTATCAGAACGAGAGCTTTCAAGCCGGTCTGAACACGTCGATCACGACCGGCATGTCGAGCTTCCTCGGCTATGGCAGCAGCCCGGCGCAGTTCGACGCGAAGCGCTACAAGGCGTCGCCGAGCTTCACGGTGCTGCGCGCCGATGCGAACGGCACGTACACGATGGGCGGCGGATGGCAGCTGGCCGCACGCGTGGCCACGCAGATGACCGACTCGCCGCTGGTCTCAAACGAACAGATCGCCGGTGGCGGCATGAACTCGGTGCGCGGTTACCTCTCGGCGGAAGCCACGGGCGATTACGGCGTGGTCGGCTCGATCGAATGGCGTACGCCGCCGATCCCGTTGCTCGCCCCGGTCGTCTCGAACTGGCGCGCGTACGCGTTCTTCGACGGTGCGCGTCTGGGCTTGCGCGATGCGCTGCCGGAGCAGACCTCGACGTATTCGCTGGCGTCGCTCGGTGTGGGCACGTCGCTGCGCCTCACGTCCCACGTGACGGGCCGCTTCGATGCCGCGTGGCCGCTGACGAACGGCCCGCGTACCGAACGCTACCAACCGCGCTTCAACTTCAGCGTGACGGCGACTTACTGA
- a CDS encoding XapX domain-containing protein → MKLYLVSLAVGILVGIIYGGLGVRSPAPPAVALIGLLGMLIGEQVVPPVKRLLAGEPVNLVWFHRECVPKITGLPGPVAKTAKEGSASDTPPPV, encoded by the coding sequence ATGAAGCTCTATCTCGTTTCGCTTGCCGTGGGCATTCTCGTCGGCATTATCTACGGCGGTCTGGGCGTTCGTTCACCGGCACCGCCCGCGGTGGCGCTCATCGGCCTGCTCGGCATGCTGATCGGCGAGCAGGTCGTACCGCCGGTCAAGCGTCTGCTCGCAGGCGAGCCGGTCAACCTCGTGTGGTTCCATCGCGAATGCGTGCCGAAGATCACGGGGCTGCCGGGGCCGGTGGCGAAGACGGCCAAGGAAGGCTCCGCGTCCGATACACCACCGCCGGTCTAA
- a CDS encoding CaiB/BaiF CoA transferase family protein produces MALPLAGVKVLDLSNVLAGPFCAYQLALMGADVTKVENPEGGDLARRLGADKAAAARQMGASFVAVNAGKRSLTLNLKDPRGKAILKALVASSDVLVENFRPGVMTRLGLDFDVLREINPRLVYCAISGFGADGELSSRPAYDQIIQGISGVMSVTGDAQSAPLRVGYPVSDTVGGLTAAFAICAALLDARTTGQGRMLDVSMLEATLATMGWVVSNYLNAGVAPAPMGNENFTAAPSGTFRTGDGLLNIAANETRQFVSLCALIGRPDIAVDPRFAQRDTRKQNRHALKAEIEAALAHDSAANWETKFVASGVPAGRVLSVPDVLAHPHLASREFVRELDVPGEAQPQRVTRAGFRLSGGDAAPGAPAPSLGADTLSLLSDLGYDPASIDQLRADGVI; encoded by the coding sequence ATGGCATTGCCGCTAGCCGGGGTGAAAGTCCTCGATCTCTCCAACGTCCTCGCGGGACCATTCTGCGCATATCAACTGGCGCTCATGGGGGCGGACGTGACCAAGGTCGAAAACCCCGAAGGGGGCGATCTGGCTCGTCGACTCGGGGCAGACAAAGCGGCGGCTGCACGTCAGATGGGCGCGTCGTTCGTGGCGGTGAACGCGGGCAAGCGCTCGCTCACGCTGAACCTGAAAGATCCACGCGGCAAGGCCATCCTGAAAGCGCTGGTGGCGTCGAGCGACGTGCTCGTCGAGAACTTCCGTCCGGGCGTGATGACGCGTCTCGGTCTGGATTTCGACGTGCTGCGCGAAATCAATCCGCGTCTCGTCTACTGCGCAATCTCGGGCTTCGGCGCGGACGGCGAGTTGTCGTCGCGTCCTGCCTACGATCAGATCATTCAGGGGATTTCGGGCGTGATGAGCGTGACAGGCGACGCGCAGAGCGCGCCGTTGCGCGTCGGCTATCCGGTGTCCGACACCGTCGGCGGTCTGACGGCCGCGTTCGCCATCTGTGCGGCGCTGCTCGATGCGCGCACGACAGGTCAGGGCCGCATGCTCGACGTCTCGATGCTCGAAGCCACGCTCGCGACGATGGGCTGGGTCGTCTCGAACTACCTCAACGCGGGTGTCGCACCTGCGCCGATGGGCAACGAGAACTTCACCGCCGCGCCGTCCGGCACGTTCCGCACCGGCGACGGTCTGCTTAACATTGCGGCGAACGAGACGCGTCAGTTCGTGAGTCTGTGCGCGTTGATCGGCCGCCCGGACATCGCCGTTGATCCACGCTTTGCGCAACGCGACACGCGCAAGCAGAATCGCCACGCCCTCAAAGCGGAAATCGAAGCGGCGCTCGCACACGACAGCGCGGCTAACTGGGAGACGAAATTCGTTGCGAGCGGTGTTCCGGCCGGGCGAGTTCTCTCGGTGCCGGACGTTCTCGCACATCCGCATCTCGCTTCGCGCGAATTCGTGCGCGAACTGGATGTGCCGGGCGAAGCGCAGCCGCAGCGCGTGACGCGCGCGGGCTTCCGTCTCTCGGGCGGCGATGCCGCGCCAGGCGCACCCGCACCGTCGCTCGGCGCGGATACGCTGAGCCTGCTGAGCGATCTGGGCTATGACCCGGCCTCCATCGACCAACTGCGCGCCGACGGCGTGATCTGA
- a CDS encoding DoxX family protein, producing the protein MARETSLLPGWAYWLALLLLCSAYLQGGIDKALDFSGAIAEMQHFGLSPAAPMAVAVIVLEIGASLMILTGKGRWLGALALAAFTLAATFLANRFWSAPPDARTMLANSFFEHLGLVGGFIAVAWYDLRTRAARSQS; encoded by the coding sequence ATGGCACGCGAGACGTCTTTGCTGCCGGGCTGGGCTTACTGGCTTGCGCTGTTGCTGCTGTGCAGCGCCTATCTGCAAGGCGGCATCGACAAGGCACTGGACTTCTCCGGCGCCATCGCCGAGATGCAGCACTTCGGGCTGTCCCCGGCGGCGCCGATGGCGGTTGCAGTCATCGTGCTGGAAATCGGCGCGTCGCTGATGATCCTGACGGGCAAGGGGCGATGGCTGGGTGCGTTGGCGCTGGCGGCATTTACGCTGGCCGCCACGTTCCTGGCCAATCGCTTCTGGTCCGCCCCGCCGGACGCCCGCACGATGCTCGCCAATAGTTTCTTCGAACACCTCGGACTCGTCGGCGGCTTTATTGCCGTGGCGTGGTACGACCTCAGAACGCGCGCCGCGCGGAGTCAATCATGA